The genomic interval CTGGTAGATAACGGTATTGTAGTAGTAGAAAATGTCTACCGCTTAATGGATGAAGAAGGAATGAGCCGAATCGAAGCTGCAAAAAAAGGAATAGGAGAAATCGCTTTCCCTATTATAATATCAACCTTAACAACTGTTGCAGCTTTTGTGCCATTAGGTTTATGGCCAGGTATTATGGGTCAATTTATGATTTACTTTCCTATAACCTTATCAGTTGTTCTAGGATCTTCGTTATTTGTAGCAATCTTCATAAACTCTATGCTAGTTTCTCAATTTATGAAGACTGAGGAGAAACCGCTTTCGCGAAAGTTTTTAATTCGCACCACTTTAATAATGATACCTATTGGGTTAATGATTTTATTCTTAGGTGGAAGTATAAGAGGTTTTGGGAGTTTAGTATTAGTGACAATTGCCTTTATGTGGATTTACAAGTATGCGTTGAAAGGTGCAGCAGATGTTTTCCAAAAAAGGTTCCTTACATGGTTAGAAAATAAATATAAAGCTTTCTTAGGATGGTCAATTAGGGGGTGGAAACCCGTTGGATTTGTAGGCGGAATTTTTTTATTATTAATTCTAACGTTCATGGCTTTTGGAGGTTCAGTAAGTGCAGGAAGAACAGCCATCGAATTTTTCCCAGATAATAAGCCTAATCAAATTATTGTATACATAGAATATCCGGAAGGAACCGCTATTGCAAAAACAAATGCAATTACAAAGGAAATTGAAGACCGTGTATTTCAGGTATTTAATGATCAAGAATATCTTGAAGGAGGAGATTATAATGCTTTGGTAGAAACTTCTGTTTCGCAGGTAGGAGAAGGAGCAGGAAACCCACAAACTGACGGGGGGAGTGCTGCAGAAATGCCACACAAAGCAAAAATCACGGCCACCATGCGGGAGTACAAATATCGTAATGAGGCAGATAGTGAAGAACTGCGATTTAAAGTGCAAGAAGCGGTAAGAGGTGTTTATCCAGGAGTTGTCATTACTGTAGAAAAAGATGCTGCAGGACCACCTCAAGGCTATCCAGTAAACATAGAGCTCGAAGGTAAGAATTATGAAGAGCTTATCGTGGCTGCAGAAAAAATGCGGAATTACATTAACAGTAGAAATGTTCCAGGTGTAGATGAGCTTAAGATTAATGTAAATAGAGGAAAGCCAGGAACAGAAGTGATTGTTGATCGGGAGAAGGCAGGTGAGTTAGGTATTGCAACAGGTCAAGTAGGGATGCAGTTAAGACGCTCTATATTTGGAGATAAAGCTGGAGTCTATAAGAAAGACGGTGAAGATTATGATATTTATGTACGCTTCAATGAAGAGCAGCGCTATGACAAGTCAGCACTGTTTAATCAAAATATTACTTTTAGGGATCCTGCTACTGGGCAAATCAAAGAAGTACCTATTGCTGCAGTAACCAAGACAAAAAACACTTCATCTTTTAGCGCAATTAAGCATAGAGACTCAAAACGCGTAGTAACAGTATATTCTAATTTAGCAGCTGGATATACAGATGCTGGAGTCGTAGTGGCTGCGGTACAAGAAGAAATGAAAAACTTTGAGGGTATGCCTAAGGATATCAAAGTAAACTACACAGGCCAAATAGAAGAGCAACAAAAGGAGATGAATTTCTTAGTAAGCGCATTTTTTGGAGGGCTTGCTCTAATTTTCTTTCTTCTAATTTTTCAGTTTAGCTCGATATCTAAACCTATTATTATCATGATCGCTATATTCTTAAGTTTTATAGGTGTTTTTGGAGGTATTATTATAAGTGGTTCTTCATTTGTAATTATTATGACGATGATGGGAATCATTTCTCTAGCGGGAATTGTAGTAAATAATGGAGTGGTACTACTAGATTACACACAACTATTAGTAGATCGAAAAGAAGTAGCCTTAGGACTCGAGGGCAAACAAATGTTAGATAAAAAGACGACCCAAGAACTTATCATTGAAGGTGGTAGAGCTCGATTACGTCCAGTTTTACTAACAGCTATTACAACAGTATTAGGATTAATACCGCTTGCGATAGGTATTAATATAGATTTCTTTGGACTATTTCAAGATTTTGATGCTGGAATATATGTTGGGGGTGATAACGTGATTTTCTGGGGTCCACTCGCATGGACAGTAATTTATGGATTAATCATCGCTACTTTTTTAACCTTAATTATTGTCCCATTACTCTATTATATAGTCTATAGAATTAAGCTTAAAGTAAGAGGAAGTAAGGCTACATCGAGAGATGAAGTGAGTTTTCAAAAAGCTTCATAGAAAATTTACAACGAAATGAAAAAAGCGTTAAATAGTATTTAACGCTTTTCTTGTCTCTGAAGTTACGCTTTCGCGAAAGCAAAAAACCCTCAGTGAATAACTGAGGGTTTACTATTTAAATTTAAAATTTTAGTTGTTTTCTGCCAGTGGTACTGGTAGTGTTGTGAAAACCTGATCACCACTACGATCTATAGGAAGTGATCCCTCTAGGTTGTAACGACGCACATCATACAATCTACTATTTTCAGCCCATAGGGAATATCTACGTTGTCTAAGTAGCTCAGAGGTCAAAGCCGCCTCACTCTCGTCACCCGTATAAGGGTCTAAAGTTGCAGAAGTACGAATTCTTGAGAGTGCAGTTACGGCATCATCAAAATTTCCAGCAAGTATGCTTGCTTCAGCATAAATAAGAATTAATTCTTCATTTCTAAGAATATCAATAGGAGCCGTTTGACTTGAGTACAATCTAGTTTCATAAGCCCCTGTGAGCCCATCTACCGATGCAGTTGGATCTGGTCGTAAAGCAGTTTTTGTAGTAACTCTTGAATCTCCAGATTCTGCATCATTAATCCAGCTATCATGCACAATGATATTATCTCCATTGTTTTGATCTTCCACAGTATTT from Dokdonia sp. Hel_I_53 carries:
- a CDS encoding efflux RND transporter permease subunit, whose protein sequence is MTDKKKKNVDKEFAISSWAIDNPTIIYVLMALFLALGMGAYLGMARENFPEINETKIYISAPYPGNTAEDIERLIIDPLEDKLQNLSGVVEVLSTSQEDYGIITIEFNENVDVQVAKQRVKDEVDSETANEDWPTFNNAKVEPNVFDLSMSEEIPILNVNVSGNYPVIKLKEFAEYLQDEIESLKEIKEATIRGAQDREVEVAVDVYKMIAARVSFDDILRAIGNENMTLSAGNLVSSGQRRNIRVIGEIQSPDELENFVIKSERGAVYLKDIAEIHFTEEDKTTYARDLTLYEGESVNNDEISETVVMLDVKKRSGENMIEAVTQINEIIEKATTEVFPPDVTVRTANDQSAKTENQVNDLVNNIIFGIILVVGVLMFFLGFKNALFVGFAIPMSMFMSFMILNLMGYTMNTMILFALIMGLGMLVDNGIVVVENVYRLMDEEGMSRIEAAKKGIGEIAFPIIISTLTTVAAFVPLGLWPGIMGQFMIYFPITLSVVLGSSLFVAIFINSMLVSQFMKTEEKPLSRKFLIRTTLIMIPIGLMILFLGGSIRGFGSLVLVTIAFMWIYKYALKGAADVFQKRFLTWLENKYKAFLGWSIRGWKPVGFVGGIFLLLILTFMAFGGSVSAGRTAIEFFPDNKPNQIIVYIEYPEGTAIAKTNAITKEIEDRVFQVFNDQEYLEGGDYNALVETSVSQVGEGAGNPQTDGGSAAEMPHKAKITATMREYKYRNEADSEELRFKVQEAVRGVYPGVVITVEKDAAGPPQGYPVNIELEGKNYEELIVAAEKMRNYINSRNVPGVDELKINVNRGKPGTEVIVDREKAGELGIATGQVGMQLRRSIFGDKAGVYKKDGEDYDIYVRFNEEQRYDKSALFNQNITFRDPATGQIKEVPIAAVTKTKNTSSFSAIKHRDSKRVVTVYSNLAAGYTDAGVVVAAVQEEMKNFEGMPKDIKVNYTGQIEEQQKEMNFLVSAFFGGLALIFFLLIFQFSSISKPIIIMIAIFLSFIGVFGGIIISGSSFVIIMTMMGIISLAGIVVNNGVVLLDYTQLLVDRKEVALGLEGKQMLDKKTTQELIIEGGRARLRPVLLTAITTVLGLIPLAIGINIDFFGLFQDFDAGIYVGGDNVIFWGPLAWTVIYGLIIATFLTLIIVPLLYYIVYRIKLKVRGSKATSRDEVSFQKAS